In the Vicinamibacterales bacterium genome, one interval contains:
- the rimM gene encoding ribosome maturation factor RimM (Essential for efficient processing of 16S rRNA) yields MEWDDAILVGVVARTHGNRGEVIVNPETDFPEERFRKGARLWTRRKDGTPSTLEVVTMRLHQGRPVILFAGVGSMNDAELLAGQELRTDEVDAELLPEGEFFHRDLIGCEVVTEGGETVGRVTDVHSNTAQPRLVVAGKRSELLIPLADAICTVDIAARRITVRPPAGLLELNGDWR; encoded by the coding sequence GTGGAATGGGATGACGCGATCCTGGTGGGCGTCGTGGCGCGCACGCACGGGAATCGCGGCGAGGTAATCGTCAACCCGGAGACCGACTTCCCGGAGGAGCGGTTCCGGAAAGGTGCCCGGTTGTGGACCCGGCGGAAGGACGGCACGCCGTCCACGCTCGAAGTCGTCACCATGCGGCTGCACCAGGGCCGCCCGGTGATCCTGTTCGCCGGGGTGGGCTCGATGAACGATGCGGAGCTGCTGGCCGGCCAGGAGCTGCGCACCGACGAAGTCGATGCGGAACTGCTGCCAGAGGGTGAGTTCTTCCACCGCGACCTGATTGGGTGCGAGGTGGTCACCGAGGGCGGCGAAACGGTTGGCCGGGTGACGGACGTGCACAGCAACACCGCGCAGCCGCGACTGGTGGTGGCCGGCAAGCGGAGCGAACTGCTGATCCCGCTGGCCGACGCGATTTGCACGGTGGACATCGCGGCGAGACGAATTACGGTGCGGCCGCCCGCTGGGCTGCTGGAACTGAACGGGGATTGGCGGTGA